A single window of Acipenser ruthenus unplaced genomic scaffold, fAciRut3.2 maternal haplotype, whole genome shotgun sequence DNA harbors:
- the LOC117969681 gene encoding zinc finger HIT domain-containing protein 2-like, producing the protein MSEAAIEISTATPAVVTDGIILTGSCIDSEELIRPAGGGDDESALRNAALCGLCLLNTARYTCPRCNAPYCTLACYRGNRHLNCSEEFYKTEVLEHLGQSRGEEEGRRRVEEILMRMKEMGEEEEEEGGGDVAERLAGLDLNPLTEEEMWELLSEEEREKFESLLSSGNIGALVPEWDPWWERHGGTQVEDVDERDTNQTPGEDNSKNRDRTPAVWSKIPPLSSLSPNPSPLVRYTLVNALFSYCFCLKRLNGDLSDRTARLEFGSWVLEHSEGLAEPRVFSSGSEALQSGLSAARTGPLFHREDRLAPVRAVVDVVHLLRGRGGTEVSRYSLGALSELRRILGEKRGGEEEEEEEGERRRRRLRARKKCEFLLAWVSENGAELPALSLEVQQEYRRCLREEREVGEGRAMLERSWGGEGKRRKEPPRQGKLIQELD; encoded by the exons ATGTCCGAGGCAGCGATTGAAATATCAACCGCCACCCCCGCTGTGGTTACGGATGGTATAATCCTCACGGGCAGCTGCATTGACTCGGAAGAGCTCATCAGACCCGCCGGGGGTGGCGACGACGAGTCAGCTTTGAGAAACGCTGCTCTGTGCGGCTTGTGTCTGTTAAACACGGCTCGCTACACCTGCCCGCGTTGCAACGCCCCCTACTGCACGCTGGCGTGTTACCGTGGCAACAGGCACCTGAACTGCTCGGAGGAGTTCTACAAAACCGAGGTGCTGGAACACCTGGGGCAAagcagaggggaggaggagggcagGAGGAGAGTGGAGGAGATCTTGATGAGGATGAAGgagatgggagaggaggaggaggaggagggaggaggggacgtGGCTGAGAGGCTGGCTGGATTGGATCTCAATCCCCTGACTGAAGAGGAGATGTGGGAGCTGTTGtcggaggaggagagggagaagttCGAGTCGTTGCTGAGCAGCGGGAACATCGGGGCGCTGGTCCCGGAATGGGATCCGTGGTGGGAGAGGCACGGAGGGACGCAG GTGGAGGACGTGGACGAGAGGGACACAAATCAAACGCCCGGGGAAGACAACAGCAAGAACCGGGACAGAACCCCAGCGGTCTGGTCCAaaatccctcccctctcctccctctcccccaacCCCTCCCCTCTAGTCCGCTACACCCTGGTCAACGCTCTCTTCTCCTACTGCTTCTGCCTGAAGCGTCTCAACGGGGACCTTTCGGACCGGACCGCCAGGCTGGAGTTCGGGTCCTGGGTTCTGGAGCACTCCGAGGGGCTGGCTGAGCCCCGGGTCTTCAGCAGCGGGTCGGAAGCTCTCCAATCCGGGCTTTCGGCCGCCAGAACCGGCCCGTTATTCCACAGGGAGGACCGCCTGGCCCCGGTCAGGGCTGTGGTGGACGTCGTCCACCTTCTGAGGGGCAGAGGCGGGACGGAGGTCAGCCGCTACAGCCTGGGGGCCCTCTCGGAGCTCCGGAGGATCCtgggggagaagagaggaggggaggaggaggaggaggaggagggagagaggaggaggaggaggttaaGGGCCAGAAAGAAATGCGAGTTTCTCCTGGCTTGGGTGTCCGAGAACGGGGCGGAGCTGCCAGCTCTCTCCCTGGAGGTCCAGCAGGAGTACCGGAGGTGTCTgcgggaggagagggaggtggggGAGGGCAGGGCGATGCTGGAGAGGAgctgggggggagaggggaagaggaggaAGGAGCCCCCCAGGCAGGGAAAGTTAATACAGGAGCTGGACTGA